The Nostoc cf. commune SO-36 genomic sequence TCAAGCTGAATACAGTTCTCTGATGTTGAAAAAGTTGGGTTTTGTGGAATTGCAACATCCACAAGCTGAAGAACTCTTAAATCTGACGATTGAATTCCTGAAGGCGAGCCAAGTTGGTTATCATCAATTCTTCTATGATATGGCTCGTACTTTTTCATCTAAATGGCGAGATGAACCAGGTTTTGTAATGAATGGTTCAGATATTGTACCAGTACCAGGTGCGTCGGCAATTTTTGATGATTGGTGCATACTATACCACAAAATCTTGAATGATTTTGATAGCGATCGCACCAATTTAATTACCCAAACTTTAGCTGTTCATAATCCCCAAACGGTACTATTAAGACCTGTAATTGAGTCTATTTGGCAATCAATTGCTCAGGAAGATAATTGGCAACCTTTTTATGACTTAATCAAGGCAATTCAGTCTCGGAAATAGTTAAAAAGGGGGCATGGGGTATTGACTATTAGTTATTTCTTCTCTGCTCCTCATCTTCCCCACTGCCAACTCCTAACTAAACTGCTGGGCATAAAATCGCGCATAGCGATGCTCTAAGGCTAATAATTCTTCATGGGTTCCTGATTCGACAATTTGTCCTTGTTCAAGAACTAAAATGCGATCGCACCTCCTAACTGTCGATAAACGGTGAGCAATAATAAATACTGTCCGTTTTTCCGTCAGTCTTTCTAGCGCTTCTTGTACCAAAGCTTCTGACTCGGAATCTAATGCTGATGTCGCCTCATCAAGAATCAAGATTTGGGGATTGAGCAAAACAGCACGAGCGATCGCAATTCTTTGTCTTTGTCCACCAGATAAGTTTACCCCACGCTCACCTACCCAAGTCTGATAACCTTCTGGTAGCTGGCTAATAAATTGATGGGCATTGGCAATTTTTGCCGCCTCTATAACTGCTTTCATCTCAAAAACATCTTGTCCAAAGGCGATATTTTGGGCAATTGTCCCCGAAAACATGATGGTTTCTTGAGGAACAATGCCAATTTGCCGCCGCAGACTATGTAGTTTCACATCCCGAATATCAACACCGTCAATCAATATTTGACCAGCTTCGGGGTCGTAAAAACGGGGCAAAAGATTCACAAAGGTGGTTTTACCAGCACCAGAAGCACCTACAAGAGCGATCGCTTCACCGGGGGATACTAATAAACTGATATCTTTTAATACAGGCTCACCTGGTTTATAGCCAAAGGAAATATGACGATATTCTACTTTGCCATTGACTGGGGGGAGAGCGATCGCATTTGTCTTTTCGATCACCGTTGGCTGAATTGCCATCAATTCAAAAACGCGGTCAACAGATGCTTCACCCTGCTTAAATTCGTTGTAGTTATTCGTAGTGTGACCAATGGGATCAATTAACAGCGCCGCCGCCGCCAAATAGCTGAAAAAATTCGCCACTGTCAAGTTACCTTGGGAAATTTGCCACGCTCCCACAATCAGTAATGATAAGGCACTTAAGGCTTCCAGAAATCCGATGATCGGAATCTGAATCGCTTTCAGGCGTTCGGCTGAGTATTTGGCTTTGAGGCTGCGTTCAGCTTCATGACCAAAGCGGGCGATTTCGTAATTTTCAGCAGCAAAAGCTTGTACCAAACGAATACCGTTGAAAACTTCCGCGAGGATGGCTGATAAACCCGATACCCGATTTTGACTTTTTAAGGAATATTTACGTAATCGTTCCCCAAACCAGCCAATTAAAATACCCATCAATGGTGCAATTATCACCGTTGCTAATGTCAGTTGCCAATTCAGGTAAATCATGTAAATCGGAATTGCTAGCAACTGCAAAATGCAGGGGATAAAGTCGTGAAATACTTTATTTACCACTTCGCCAACGCGGTCAACATCTTCGGTGAGGCGGTAAGATAAATCACCTGATTTTGCCGTTTCAAAATAGCTGAGATT encodes the following:
- a CDS encoding ABC transporter ATP-binding protein, whose protein sequence is MKTRSNYWQLLPYIKLQWRTIAKGLIGIFGYVLATLVLINLAGKLAIPFAQGNVVAIAQITGSCALVFLVRGLFQSIQDMYMAKAALRVAFHLRQQVYAHLQKLNLSYFETAKSGDLSYRLTEDVDRVGEVVNKVFHDFIPCILQLLAIPIYMIYLNWQLTLATVIIAPLMGILIGWFGERLRKYSLKSQNRVSGLSAILAEVFNGIRLVQAFAAENYEIARFGHEAERSLKAKYSAERLKAIQIPIIGFLEALSALSLLIVGAWQISQGNLTVANFFSYLAAAALLIDPIGHTTNNYNEFKQGEASVDRVFELMAIQPTVIEKTNAIALPPVNGKVEYRHISFGYKPGEPVLKDISLLVSPGEAIALVGASGAGKTTFVNLLPRFYDPEAGQILIDGVDIRDVKLHSLRRQIGIVPQETIMFSGTIAQNIAFGQDVFEMKAVIEAAKIANAHQFISQLPEGYQTWVGERGVNLSGGQRQRIAIARAVLLNPQILILDEATSALDSESEALVQEALERLTEKRTVFIIAHRLSTVRRCDRILVLEQGQIVESGTHEELLALEHRYARFYAQQFS